In Nostoc sp. CENA543, a single genomic region encodes these proteins:
- a CDS encoding EAL domain-containing protein, protein MSQKCPISKTCACRNVKHCQTAEAGRLFLWFPMPHTLTKVTSYLNKFTLKYDLMSERPGLSLDCQPGQAQELARNLAQFLAPRELKETQVLFIRGAIQPQLHDFSDIASLQRFIKFSQSDWLVEMLSQQRVVSHFQPIVSIQDTSKIYGYESLLRGLDQAGNLVMPTPMFELAHESGLLPQIDHLGRLNAIHQFSNCQVEGHLFINFAPTALYDPIFCLRSTVEAIDEAGIDHERIVFEVVESDNPQDLDHLKAVLRYYRDAGFSVALDDLGSGYSGLNLLHQLRPDFIKLDMGLIREVHQDLYKASITEKLLEIAQQLKIQTVAEGIECIEELTWLKERGATFAQGYLIAQPHATPILNTPQFQEIYLNAQPASSEPIEQSVQHQSESERIVAAVTQRIRQSLELNDILQATADEVRQLFAVDRVVIYQFVEDWSGFVAVESLAPGCQSILGFHVMDTCFQSTRAAYYQQGNTRAVENIATAGLSPCHVELLQSLQIKANLVVPILQKERLWGLLIAHQCTHTREWQQSEINLFNQLATQAAIAIYQSELYHKLQQANQELQRLAASDGLTQVANRRSFDDTLNAAWQKLAKEQASLSLILCDVDWFKLYNDTYGHLAGDDVLRQVAIAISQAVSPADLVARYGGEEFAVILPNTTAPSAIAIAQKIQANISALQLPHSQSLVHQFITLSLGVATIIPQPDSSPAILIATADRGLYSAKAKGRNCVVQINCEGC, encoded by the coding sequence ATGAGCCAGAAATGTCCTATCTCCAAAACTTGTGCCTGTCGCAATGTTAAACATTGCCAGACTGCGGAAGCAGGTAGGCTTTTCCTTTGGTTTCCCATGCCGCATACTTTGACAAAAGTTACTTCATATTTAAATAAGTTCACTCTCAAGTATGACTTAATGAGTGAGCGGCCGGGTTTAAGTTTAGATTGCCAGCCTGGACAAGCTCAAGAACTTGCTCGTAATTTAGCTCAATTCCTCGCACCTAGAGAGTTAAAAGAAACGCAAGTTCTATTTATTCGGGGTGCAATTCAACCACAATTGCATGATTTTAGTGATATCGCTTCATTACAACGCTTTATTAAATTTAGCCAATCAGATTGGCTAGTAGAAATGCTTTCTCAGCAGAGAGTTGTGAGTCACTTCCAACCCATCGTTTCTATCCAAGATACATCGAAGATTTATGGTTATGAATCCCTGTTGCGGGGGTTAGATCAAGCAGGTAACTTAGTCATGCCAACTCCCATGTTCGAGTTAGCACATGAATCGGGATTGTTACCCCAAATTGATCACCTGGGTCGCCTCAATGCCATTCATCAATTTAGCAATTGTCAAGTAGAAGGACACCTGTTTATTAATTTCGCGCCAACTGCCCTTTATGATCCAATTTTCTGTTTACGCTCTACAGTAGAGGCAATTGATGAAGCTGGTATTGACCATGAGAGAATTGTCTTTGAAGTTGTAGAATCAGACAATCCTCAAGATTTAGATCATCTCAAAGCAGTTCTGCGATACTATCGCGATGCAGGATTTTCTGTGGCTTTGGATGATTTGGGTTCTGGTTATTCGGGTTTAAACTTGCTGCATCAATTACGCCCTGACTTTATCAAATTAGATATGGGCTTGATTCGGGAAGTGCATCAAGACCTATACAAAGCTTCAATCACAGAAAAATTGCTAGAAATCGCTCAACAATTAAAGATTCAGACTGTAGCTGAGGGAATTGAGTGTATTGAAGAATTAACTTGGCTCAAAGAAAGAGGCGCAACCTTTGCTCAAGGTTATCTAATTGCCCAACCTCATGCTACGCCTATTCTGAACACGCCTCAATTTCAGGAAATTTACTTAAATGCACAACCTGCATCATCAGAACCAATTGAGCAGTCTGTGCAACATCAAAGTGAGTCTGAACGCATTGTTGCGGCTGTTACACAACGTATTCGTCAATCATTAGAACTCAATGATATCTTACAAGCCACTGCTGATGAGGTGCGGCAGCTGTTTGCGGTAGACAGGGTAGTTATTTATCAGTTTGTTGAGGACTGGAGTGGGTTTGTGGCTGTGGAATCTTTAGCCCCAGGATGCCAATCAATATTGGGATTTCATGTCATGGATACCTGCTTTCAATCAACTCGTGCGGCTTACTACCAACAGGGCAATACACGGGCAGTAGAAAACATTGCAACTGCCGGATTATCACCTTGTCATGTGGAATTGCTCCAGAGTTTACAAATTAAAGCCAACTTAGTTGTACCTATCTTGCAGAAAGAACGTTTGTGGGGATTACTAATTGCTCATCAATGTACTCATACAAGAGAGTGGCAACAATCGGAAATTAACCTATTTAATCAATTAGCAACTCAAGCAGCGATCGCCATTTATCAATCCGAACTCTACCACAAATTACAACAAGCCAACCAAGAATTACAACGTCTAGCAGCTTCCGATGGGCTGACGCAAGTAGCAAATCGCCGTTCCTTTGATGACACACTCAACGCCGCATGGCAAAAATTAGCAAAAGAACAAGCTTCATTATCTTTGATTTTGTGTGATGTTGATTGGTTTAAGCTTTATAACGATACCTATGGACATCTAGCCGGTGATGATGTTCTAAGACAAGTTGCCATAGCCATCTCACAAGCTGTCAGTCCGGCTGATTTGGTGGCTAGGTACGGCGGAGAAGAATTTGCTGTGATTCTACCAAATACAACAGCCCCAAGTGCGATCGCTATTGCCCAAAAGATTCAAGCGAATATCAGTGCTTTGCAATTGCCACATTCTCAATCTCTCGTTCATCAATTCATCACCCTCAGTCTGGGAGTAGCAACCATCATTCCTCAACCAGATTCATCTCCAGCCATCTTAATTGCTACCGCCGACCGAGGACTCTATAGCGCAAAGGCAAAAGGCAGAAATTGTGTAGTGCAAATTAACTGTGAAGGATGTTAA
- a CDS encoding pyruvate kinase — translation MSSSNLSQSYLAAELSNPQTLLATLRQLRESVYQEGQEIFQKWRSQIHRTAFIDSSINLSYYLALRRHDLRPLQAALMPWGLSSLGRIEARVMPNLDAVIATLAAVCHETSYSHPPIEAFFEGDRLLKHNTEELFGKTLNHRRVRIMVTLPTEAAGSYELVRDLIHQGTNCVRINCAHDTPKEWLAMITHVRLAQAEMGRACQVMMDLSGPKIRIGCAIAPQAKQRIYRGESLLLTRDLPTTISSTCFQANCTLPQVLDSLEIGAEIWIDDGHIGAMVEAIAPEGVWLRITHTRPKGEKLHPDKGINFPYTDLNLSPLTDKDRQDLDFIAAHADNIDIIGYSFVQKPADIEVLQQELADRIPNPAQMPAIVAKIETPLAVTNLPELIVQAAGKQPFGIMIARGDLAVEIGYQRLAEIQEEILWLCEAAHVPVIWATQVLENLVKNGMPSRAEMTDAAMAERAECVMLNKGAYIVEAVGILDDVLTRMQTHQLKKTPQLRALHSW, via the coding sequence ATGTCATCTAGTAACTTATCGCAGTCATATTTAGCAGCAGAGTTATCTAATCCGCAAACTTTGCTAGCTACTTTACGTCAACTGCGGGAATCAGTCTATCAAGAGGGGCAAGAGATTTTTCAAAAATGGCGATCGCAGATTCATCGAACGGCTTTTATTGATAGTAGTATTAACCTTTCTTACTATTTAGCATTGCGGCGACATGATTTAAGACCTTTACAAGCGGCCTTAATGCCTTGGGGTTTGTCTTCTTTGGGAAGAATAGAAGCGAGGGTGATGCCTAATTTAGATGCCGTGATTGCTACTTTAGCAGCAGTTTGTCATGAAACATCTTATAGTCATCCTCCCATAGAAGCGTTTTTTGAAGGCGATCGCTTGTTGAAACACAATACCGAAGAGTTATTTGGCAAAACCCTCAACCATCGCCGAGTCAGAATCATGGTGACGTTGCCCACAGAAGCCGCCGGAAGTTATGAGTTAGTACGGGATCTTATCCATCAAGGCACAAATTGTGTGCGGATTAACTGCGCCCATGATACCCCGAAAGAATGGTTAGCCATGATTACTCATGTGCGCCTAGCACAAGCAGAAATGGGTCGTGCTTGTCAAGTCATGATGGATTTAAGTGGCCCGAAAATCCGCATTGGATGTGCAATTGCACCCCAAGCTAAACAACGCATCTATCGCGGTGAATCTTTATTATTAACTCGCGATTTACCCACCACCATTAGTTCAACTTGCTTTCAAGCTAACTGCACCTTACCACAAGTCTTAGATAGCTTGGAAATTGGTGCTGAAATCTGGATTGATGATGGTCATATAGGTGCTATGGTGGAAGCGATCGCACCGGAGGGTGTATGGTTGCGAATTACCCACACTCGCCCCAAAGGAGAAAAACTCCATCCCGATAAAGGGATTAACTTTCCTTACACAGATTTAAATCTTAGTCCATTAACTGATAAAGATAGACAAGATTTAGATTTTATTGCTGCTCACGCCGATAATATTGATATTATCGGCTATTCTTTTGTCCAAAAACCAGCAGATATCGAGGTTTTACAACAAGAACTAGCAGACAGAATACCCAATCCGGCGCAAATGCCGGCGATTGTAGCCAAGATAGAAACACCTCTAGCCGTGACGAATCTACCGGAATTAATTGTACAAGCAGCCGGCAAACAACCCTTTGGTATTATGATTGCCAGAGGAGACTTAGCTGTAGAAATCGGCTATCAACGCCTCGCAGAAATTCAAGAAGAAATTCTCTGGTTGTGTGAAGCCGCCCATGTCCCAGTAATTTGGGCTACCCAAGTGTTAGAAAACCTTGTGAAAAATGGTATGCCATCACGGGCAGAAATGACCGATGCGGCAATGGCAGAACGAGCAGAATGTGTAATGCTCAATAAAGGTGCATATATCGTTGAGGCAGTAGGAATTTTAGACGACGTATTAACCAGAATGCAAACCCATCAACTCAAGAAAACTCCACAATTACGGGCATTACATTCTTGGTAA
- a CDS encoding universal stress protein, protein MFKKILVALNNNEMGEQVFEHALTLAITNNAELLLLHVISPFDDDYLNASAMETQSTYGTSQTHGVEYYVGQWKHLQQQGIDFLTLLNNQAIAKGITSDFTQELGEPSRIICEVARNSQTDLIVLGRRGLSGLSEFFLGSVSNYVLHHAPCSVLTVQGKIPVNTDNLSSISA, encoded by the coding sequence ATGTTCAAAAAAATCTTAGTCGCACTGAATAATAATGAAATGGGTGAACAGGTTTTTGAACACGCCTTGACCTTAGCTATCACTAACAATGCTGAATTGTTGTTGTTACACGTTATCTCGCCTTTTGATGATGATTATCTCAATGCTTCAGCAATGGAAACACAAAGCACCTACGGCACTTCTCAAACTCATGGCGTGGAATATTATGTGGGGCAATGGAAACATTTACAACAACAAGGAATAGATTTTTTAACACTACTAAATAATCAGGCGATCGCTAAAGGGATAACCTCTGATTTTACCCAAGAATTAGGCGAACCAAGCCGCATTATTTGTGAAGTTGCCAGAAATTCTCAGACTGATTTAATTGTTTTAGGTCGTCGGGGTTTGAGTGGATTGAGTGAATTCTTTTTGGGTAGTGTCAGCAATTATGTATTACATCATGCACCCTGTTCTGTGTTAACAGTCCAAGGGAAAATTCCTGTGAATACAGATAATTTGTCTAGTATCTCTGCATAG
- the ppsA gene encoding phosphoenolpyruvate synthase, which produces MVNILLNPPTANSSPREQALVLPFNQVGIADIPLVGGKNASLGEMIQQLRRKGVKVPTGFATTAYAYRYFISAAGLETKLREIFADLDVEDVNNLRQCGKQARLLMLQTPFPQDLQDAIATAYNNLCQEYGADTDVAVRSSATAEDLPDASFAGQQETYLNVHGLQAVLESCHKCFASIFTDRAISYRQIKGFDHFNIALSVGVQKMVRSDLAASGVMFSIDTETGFKDAALITAAYGLGENVVQGAVNPDEYLVFKPTLQQGYRSIIQKRLGTKEIKMIYDLGGSKLTKNVSVAPSERNIFSLNDNEILQLANWACIIEEHYSQVRGVYTPMDIEWAKDGLTEELFIVQARPETVQSQKTKNVLRSYRLQGKAEEQPKPLVIGRSVGEMIGQGKARVILDVHQIGQFQAGEVLVTNRTDPDWEPIMKRASAIVTNSGGRTCHAAIIARELGIPAIVGCGNATTVIKTGQEITISCAEGETGKVYPGLLPYEIQEIPLEKLPRTHTQIMMNLGNPEEAFGLTNIPNDGVGLARMEFIINNHIKAHPLALIHFDELEDELAKYKIAELTSQYEDKTQFFVDKLAQGIATIAAAFYPKPVIVRLSDFKSNEYANLLGGRQFEPQEENPMIGWRGASRYYDPRYREGFALECQAMKRVRDDMGLTNVILMIPFCRTPNEGRRVLAEMEKHGLVRGENGLQVYVMCELPSNVQLADEFAQVFDGFSIGSNDLTQLTLGLDRDSELVAHLFDERDEAVKRMIAKAIATVKEYGRKIGICGQAPSDYPEFARFLVELGIDSISLNPDSVLKTMLEIAAAEEG; this is translated from the coding sequence ATGGTAAATATACTGCTAAATCCTCCTACAGCTAATTCATCTCCTAGAGAACAAGCTTTAGTTTTACCTTTCAACCAAGTGGGTATTGCAGATATACCTCTGGTGGGGGGAAAAAACGCCTCTTTGGGGGAAATGATTCAGCAACTTAGACGCAAAGGTGTAAAAGTTCCCACGGGTTTTGCTACAACTGCTTATGCTTATAGATATTTCATTTCTGCGGCTGGGTTAGAAACCAAACTCAGAGAGATTTTTGCAGATTTAGATGTTGAGGATGTTAACAATCTACGTCAATGCGGGAAACAAGCAAGATTGTTGATGCTGCAAACTCCATTTCCGCAAGATTTACAGGATGCGATCGCCACAGCATACAATAATCTCTGTCAAGAGTATGGTGCAGACACGGATGTAGCTGTCCGTTCTAGTGCGACGGCTGAAGATTTACCGGATGCTAGCTTTGCAGGTCAGCAAGAAACCTATCTAAATGTCCACGGCTTGCAAGCTGTTCTGGAATCTTGTCATAAGTGCTTTGCTTCTATTTTTACTGACCGTGCTATTTCTTACCGCCAAATTAAAGGTTTTGACCACTTTAATATTGCCTTGTCGGTTGGTGTCCAAAAAATGGTGCGTTCTGACTTAGCTGCTTCTGGTGTAATGTTCTCCATCGACACAGAAACAGGTTTTAAAGATGCAGCTTTAATTACCGCCGCCTATGGTTTAGGTGAAAACGTCGTTCAAGGTGCGGTGAACCCCGACGAATATTTAGTTTTTAAACCAACTCTACAACAGGGATACCGTTCTATTATTCAAAAACGCCTGGGTACAAAAGAAATTAAAATGATCTATGATCTAGGCGGCTCAAAATTAACAAAAAATGTCTCTGTTGCACCTTCAGAACGCAATATTTTCTCCCTCAATGACAACGAAATCTTACAACTAGCTAACTGGGCTTGCATTATTGAAGAACACTATTCTCAAGTGCGTGGTGTCTATACACCAATGGATATTGAATGGGCTAAAGACGGCTTGACTGAGGAATTATTCATTGTGCAAGCGCGTCCAGAAACAGTGCAATCCCAAAAAACCAAAAACGTTCTGCGTAGTTATCGATTACAAGGGAAAGCTGAAGAACAACCAAAACCCTTGGTAATTGGTCGTAGTGTGGGGGAAATGATTGGACAAGGTAAAGCCAGAGTGATTCTCGATGTCCATCAAATAGGTCAGTTCCAGGCTGGTGAAGTGTTGGTAACAAACCGCACTGACCCCGATTGGGAACCCATTATGAAACGCGCTAGTGCAATTGTGACTAACTCCGGTGGTAGAACTTGTCACGCTGCGATTATTGCTAGAGAATTGGGTATTCCGGCGATTGTGGGTTGTGGAAATGCCACTACTGTGATTAAAACTGGGCAAGAGATCACCATTAGCTGTGCTGAAGGTGAAACAGGTAAAGTCTATCCTGGGTTGTTACCTTACGAAATTCAAGAAATCCCCCTAGAGAAATTACCCCGCACCCATACCCAAATTATGATGAATTTGGGTAATCCCGAAGAAGCCTTTGGTTTAACTAACATTCCTAACGATGGTGTGGGATTAGCGCGGATGGAATTTATCATTAACAACCACATCAAAGCCCATCCCCTAGCCTTGATTCATTTTGATGAGTTAGAAGATGAACTCGCGAAATATAAAATCGCTGAGTTAACGTCCCAGTACGAAGACAAAACCCAATTTTTCGTCGATAAACTCGCCCAAGGGATTGCAACTATCGCCGCCGCTTTCTATCCGAAACCCGTAATTGTTCGTCTCTCTGACTTCAAGAGTAACGAATATGCCAATTTGTTGGGTGGTAGACAATTTGAACCCCAAGAAGAAAACCCGATGATTGGTTGGCGTGGTGCTTCTCGTTATTATGATCCTCGTTACCGCGAAGGTTTTGCCCTCGAATGTCAGGCCATGAAACGGGTACGGGATGATATGGGTTTAACCAACGTCATTTTAATGATTCCTTTCTGTCGCACCCCCAACGAAGGACGGCGGGTGTTAGCGGAGATGGAAAAACATGGCTTGGTGAGAGGCGAAAACGGCTTGCAAGTCTACGTCATGTGCGAACTACCGAGTAATGTGCAGTTAGCAGACGAATTTGCTCAAGTGTTTGATGGTTTTTCTATTGGTTCTAATGACCTCACACAATTGACATTAGGTCTAGATAGAGATTCTGAATTAGTCGCCCATTTATTTGATGAACGCGACGAAGCCGTCAAGCGGATGATAGCCAAAGCGATCGCCACTGTCAAAGAATACGGACGCAAAATTGGTATCTGCGGTCAAGCACCCAGCGATTACCCAGAATTTGCCAGGTTCTTAGTAGAATTAGGCATTGATTCTATTAGTCTCAACCCTGATTCTGTCCTCAAGACGATGTTAGAAATTGCTGCCGCAGAGGAAGGGTAA
- a CDS encoding DUF4327 family protein yields MDIAVKYDIEVIKDEARHLVSKGLVNRQQPIYTLSKYITERDWPFFELELEKHEFLLRDRIIDLLSHEKWEED; encoded by the coding sequence ATGGATATTGCTGTCAAATACGATATTGAGGTTATCAAGGATGAAGCACGACACCTCGTCTCTAAAGGACTTGTTAACCGTCAACAGCCAATTTATACGCTAAGTAAATATATTACAGAACGTGATTGGCCATTTTTTGAGTTAGAATTAGAAAAACATGAATTTTTGCTCAGAGATAGAATTATTGACTTGTTGAGTCATGAAAAATGGGAAGAAGACTAA
- a CDS encoding polyphosphate kinase 2 family protein, which yields MKHDAFIFPPDSKKSFLKNYDPAYHDGYHDKAESVQKLHENIQKIAAYQDILYAQNTYALLVIFQAMDAAGKDSTIKHVMSGVNPQGFQVFNFKAPSAEELDHDYLWRTSKSLPERGRIGIFNRSYYEEVLVVRVHPELFYKQQLPQTLHGNHIWKQRFEEINNFEKYLVNNGVIVLKFFLNVSKKEQKKRFLERISFPEKNWKFSVNDVRERAFWDDYMQAYEAVFQNTSTEYAPWHIIPADRKWFTRLVVADIICKKLESLNLKYPTVSAAHQQELMQAKTILEQEEDV from the coding sequence ATGAAGCATGATGCGTTTATTTTTCCACCAGATTCAAAAAAATCCTTTTTAAAAAATTATGACCCCGCATATCATGATGGCTATCATGACAAAGCCGAATCTGTGCAGAAATTACATGAAAATATTCAAAAAATAGCAGCATATCAAGATATTCTCTATGCTCAAAATACATACGCATTGTTAGTTATCTTTCAAGCAATGGATGCTGCGGGTAAAGATAGCACTATTAAACACGTTATGTCTGGAGTCAACCCCCAAGGCTTCCAAGTGTTTAATTTTAAAGCACCCAGTGCAGAGGAATTAGACCATGATTATTTATGGCGAACTAGTAAATCGCTACCAGAACGGGGACGCATTGGGATATTTAACCGTTCATACTATGAAGAAGTATTAGTAGTGCGAGTTCACCCAGAACTTTTTTACAAACAACAATTACCCCAAACTCTGCACGGTAATCACATATGGAAACAGCGTTTTGAGGAAATTAATAATTTTGAGAAATATTTAGTTAATAACGGTGTGATAGTTCTCAAATTCTTCCTCAATGTCTCCAAAAAAGAGCAGAAAAAACGTTTTCTAGAGAGAATTTCATTTCCCGAAAAGAATTGGAAATTTTCTGTCAATGATGTCCGAGAAAGAGCTTTTTGGGACGATTATATGCAAGCATATGAAGCGGTATTTCAGAATACTAGCACCGAATACGCTCCTTGGCATATTATCCCAGCCGATCGCAAATGGTTTACCCGCTTAGTAGTAGCTGATATTATCTGCAAGAAGCTAGAATCACTTAATCTAAAATATCCTACAGTCAGTGCAGCACATCAACAAGAATTGATGCAAGCGAAGACTATTTTAGAACAAGAAGAAGACGTATAG
- a CDS encoding DUF1565 domain-containing protein translates to MVQNLYVNPAIGNNTNPGTQQAPFKTITQALKVASPNTTIQLAEGKYSAENGETFPVTIPFGVKVIGNEANKGGNILIEGSGNYLSRTFAGQNVTFVMLDSAELRGVTVTNPASRGSGVWAESTTPTIANCTFINCKREGVFATGDANPTITGSVFTENAANGIAIAKNSQGKIQGNTCFKTGFGIAVSDTASPTLLDNKIYENRSGIVVSGNGRPLLRNNLIENNTDDGLTLIGNALADLGNTNTPGGNTLRNNAKFEIQNASSNKLVSVGNQIDKSKVNGNIEFLDIQVVTPTPSPTPTPTPIPTPTPTPTPTPTPTPTPIPTPTPIPTPIPTPTPSPTPTPSPIPIPTPIPTPTPTPAPTPTPTPTPTPTPTPTPTPAPISVDLKDIANHWAAPFIRELVKQGIISGFPDGTFKPDATMTRAQYAALLVKAFNPAPNRAVVRFKDVPENFWAFKVILQAYQGLYLSGYPDGSFKPNQNIQRVQVIVSLVNGLGLGLPTNAANAIKIFDDQSKIPEYGKNQVAKAIEKKIIVNYPNIKILNPTRDATRAEVAAIVYQTLVDARRVAAINSPYIVG, encoded by the coding sequence ATGGTACAAAATCTTTACGTAAATCCAGCTATAGGCAACAATACCAACCCTGGTACTCAACAAGCCCCCTTCAAAACTATTACTCAAGCCCTAAAAGTTGCATCACCGAACACTACTATTCAACTAGCAGAGGGAAAATACTCAGCCGAGAATGGTGAGACTTTCCCTGTGACAATTCCCTTCGGTGTCAAAGTGATTGGGAATGAAGCTAACAAAGGGGGTAACATTTTGATAGAAGGTAGTGGTAACTACCTCAGCCGGACTTTTGCGGGTCAAAATGTCACTTTTGTGATGCTGGATAGTGCAGAATTGCGTGGAGTCACTGTTACTAACCCCGCTAGTCGTGGTAGCGGTGTCTGGGCAGAATCAACTACCCCCACCATTGCGAACTGTACCTTTATCAATTGCAAACGGGAAGGTGTATTTGCTACAGGTGATGCCAACCCCACAATTACTGGTAGTGTATTTACTGAAAATGCTGCCAATGGTATAGCGATCGCTAAAAATTCTCAGGGTAAAATTCAAGGGAATACCTGCTTTAAAACAGGCTTTGGTATAGCTGTTAGTGACACTGCATCACCCACACTTTTAGATAACAAAATTTACGAAAACCGTTCGGGGATAGTCGTCTCTGGTAATGGCCGTCCTTTATTACGTAATAACCTCATTGAAAATAATACAGATGACGGTTTGACTTTAATTGGCAATGCACTGGCTGATTTGGGAAATACCAACACTCCAGGCGGTAATACCCTACGCAATAACGCTAAATTTGAAATCCAAAATGCTAGTTCTAATAAGTTAGTTTCTGTTGGTAATCAAATAGATAAAAGCAAGGTTAATGGGAATATAGAGTTTTTAGATATTCAAGTCGTAACACCAACCCCATCGCCAACACCAACCCCAACACCAATACCAACACCCACACCAACACCAACCCCAACACCAACACCCACACCAACACCAATACCAACACCAACACCCATTCCCACACCAATACCAACACCCACCCCATCGCCAACCCCAACGCCATCGCCAATACCCATTCCCACACCAATACCAACACCAACGCCAACACCCGCACCAACACCAACGCCAACACCAACGCCAACACCAACGCCAACACCAACGCCAACACCCGCACCAATTTCTGTAGATTTAAAAGATATCGCAAATCATTGGGCTGCACCGTTTATTCGGGAATTAGTTAAACAAGGAATCATCAGTGGTTTTCCAGACGGTACATTTAAACCAGACGCGACAATGACACGCGCACAATACGCCGCATTGTTAGTGAAAGCATTCAACCCAGCACCAAACCGCGCTGTCGTCAGATTTAAAGATGTACCGGAAAACTTTTGGGCATTTAAGGTAATTTTACAGGCATATCAAGGACTATATCTTTCTGGTTATCCTGATGGTAGTTTCAAACCAAACCAGAATATTCAGCGTGTGCAAGTGATAGTCTCCTTAGTTAACGGACTAGGATTAGGACTACCTACTAACGCTGCTAATGCTATTAAAATTTTCGATGATCAGTCCAAAATTCCTGAATATGGTAAAAATCAGGTAGCCAAAGCCATTGAAAAGAAAATTATCGTCAATTATCCCAATATTAAAATACTCAATCCTACTCGCGACGCAACACGCGCCGAGGTAGCTGCAATAGTCTACCAAACTTTAGTTGATGCTCGTCGTGTAGCGGCCATTAACTCACCTTACATTGTTGGTTAA
- a CDS encoding helix-turn-helix domain-containing protein: protein MNIELFIQRAEALHKQLADLYQTASVLPWIPPDLLPQAFKELYSNSKMVQLAAEQLYQHNAELLQTRSLLEAERLHYYDLFEFAPDAYFVTNVEGIIQEANLAAVQLLNVSKQMLIGQSMLNFICIEERENFRLELNRILYSDSNKEILLCIQADRDKVFDASLTVTVVRNQSGKPTGLRWLLRHMTQNESNNLAAINHDEFLCQNRPIHTYSKGEDIPLNPLGIFYVRQGLVKLNTFCETGEEILLGLATPTMVFGSSMTSLAIYQATTLTDVELISIHLNELSLNSTLSHILCPKINQRLKQTESLLFLSGKRKLEDRLNYFLQFLKQEVGELVPDGYRLNIRLTHEDIASACGTTRVTITRLIGKLQQQGLISFDSKKHIIIRD, encoded by the coding sequence GTGAATATAGAATTATTTATCCAACGAGCTGAAGCACTACACAAACAGTTAGCAGATTTATATCAGACTGCTAGCGTTCTACCTTGGATTCCACCAGATTTACTACCACAAGCCTTTAAGGAACTTTATAGTAACTCTAAAATGGTACAGTTAGCAGCTGAACAACTTTATCAGCACAATGCAGAACTTTTACAAACCAGAAGTCTACTAGAAGCAGAAAGACTGCATTATTATGATTTATTTGAATTTGCACCAGATGCCTATTTTGTAACTAATGTTGAAGGTATTATTCAAGAAGCAAATCTAGCCGCAGTTCAATTGTTGAATGTTTCTAAGCAGATGTTAATTGGGCAATCAATGCTTAACTTCATCTGTATTGAAGAACGAGAAAATTTCCGCCTTGAACTCAACCGAATATTGTATTCTGATAGCAATAAAGAAATATTATTGTGCATCCAAGCAGATAGGGATAAAGTTTTTGATGCTAGTTTAACAGTAACAGTAGTTCGTAACCAATCTGGTAAACCTACTGGTTTGCGATGGTTGTTGCGTCACATGACTCAAAATGAATCTAATAACTTAGCAGCAATTAACCATGATGAATTTTTGTGTCAAAATCGTCCTATTCACACATACAGTAAAGGTGAAGATATTCCCTTAAATCCTTTAGGAATTTTTTATGTTCGCCAAGGATTAGTCAAGTTAAATACTTTTTGCGAAACTGGAGAGGAAATTTTACTAGGATTAGCAACACCCACAATGGTATTTGGCTCTAGTATGACATCTTTAGCTATTTACCAAGCCACAACTTTAACAGATGTAGAGTTAATATCGATTCATTTAAATGAGTTATCTTTAAATTCCACACTTAGCCATATTCTCTGCCCTAAAATTAATCAGAGATTAAAACAGACAGAATCCCTTTTATTCCTTTCTGGTAAGCGAAAATTAGAAGATAGGCTAAATTATTTTTTACAATTTCTGAAACAAGAAGTTGGCGAACTTGTACCAGATGGATATCGTTTAAATATTCGCTTAACTCATGAAGATATCGCCAGTGCCTGCGGGACTACCAGAGTTACAATTACAAGATTAATCGGCAAATTACAACAACAAGGGTTAATTAGCTTTGATTCAAAAAAACATATAATTATAAGAGATTAG